A genomic segment from Planctomycetota bacterium encodes:
- a CDS encoding DUF1080 domain-containing protein, whose product MRVSFVCAACLGVAWGGVVALAQSPGQAPPAEPAGMRQLFNGRDLAGWDGDGRLWSVRDGVIHGETTAENVATGNTFLIWNEGTVRDFDLRLSFRCNAANNSGIQYRSRHITDSSAKNKWVVRGYQHELRNETTLPNVAGFIYDEGGKRGRICLVGERATWGAGGKEVAAADLVDQEAFATLFRLDDWNDVVIIASGPRIRHYLNGRLILDFTDGPDTLLSEGVMALQLHAGKPMWAEFRNIRLATAGADAGKSGQ is encoded by the coding sequence ATGCGGGTTTCGTTCGTGTGCGCGGCATGCCTCGGCGTGGCCTGGGGCGGGGTCGTGGCGCTGGCACAGTCGCCGGGCCAGGCGCCCCCTGCAGAGCCGGCCGGGATGCGGCAGCTGTTCAACGGCCGTGACCTCGCCGGCTGGGATGGCGACGGGCGGCTGTGGAGCGTGCGCGACGGCGTGATCCATGGCGAGACCACCGCGGAGAACGTCGCCACGGGCAATACGTTCTTGATCTGGAACGAGGGGACGGTCCGCGACTTCGACCTCCGGCTGTCGTTCCGCTGCAACGCCGCCAACAACTCCGGGATCCAATACCGCTCGCGCCACATCACCGACTCGAGCGCCAAAAACAAGTGGGTCGTCCGCGGCTACCAGCACGAGCTGCGCAACGAAACCACGCTGCCCAACGTCGCCGGCTTCATCTACGACGAAGGGGGGAAGCGCGGGCGGATCTGCCTCGTCGGCGAGCGCGCCACGTGGGGGGCAGGTGGCAAGGAGGTGGCGGCGGCCGACCTGGTCGACCAGGAGGCATTTGCAACACTGTTTCGGCTCGACGACTGGAACGACGTGGTGATCATCGCCAGCGGCCCGCGGATCCGGCACTATCTCAACGGCCGGTTGATCCTCGACTTCACCGACGGCCCCGACACACTCCTCTCCGAGGGAGTCATGGCGCTGCAGCTCCACGCCGGCAAGCCGATGTGGGCCGAGTTCCGCAACATCCGCCTGGCGACGGCAGGCGCCGACGCGGGAAAGAGCGGGCAATGA